The region CGGCGCTCGATTGACACATTCGGCGAACAATCCATGAATCGTCATGCCGACGAACAGCATCATCGCAAATTGCGCACGCCCCTGATCCTCCGCGCCCCCTCCCCATCTCGACTTGAAGACAAAGGAAAAGACGAACGAATACACCGCAAGCATCAGCAGCGGATTGAAGAAGGACCAAGCCAAGCCGAGTACGGACCCGCGATAGCGGCCGACGACTTCCCGCTTCGTCATCTGCCAGATGAGCGAAGCGTTCCGCGCGACCGAGCTTACGAGATCTCCCGGAGCAGAGGTAAAAACACTAATTATCGACATCGCGTGAAGCCGTTGCTTCTCTTATCTCATTGGGAAAGCAGATCGTTGACGCACAGCCCTACTGCATACCGCCAATCAGGCAGTTCGATACCGAAACGCTCTTTCAGCGCCTTGTTCGACAGTACCGAGTTTGCCGGGCGCTGTGCCGGCACGGGATAGGCGCTCGCCGGAATCGGCACGATCCGGCTGACGGCGAGCGGTGCCGCCCCCGGAGCCGCTCGCCAGGATGCGATGATCGCGTCCGCGAAACCGTGCCATGAAGTCTGCCCCGCGGATGTCATGTGATAGACGCCGGACGTGAACGCGCCTGCCGCGCGTTCACGCATCGCGGTCGTGAGCGCGTGGGCCGTGCCGTCAGCAATCGATCGCGCCCAGGTCGGCGCGCCGAACTGATCGGCCACGATCTTCATCTCTTCGCGCTCCTTGGCAAGACGAAGCATCGTTCGCAGGAAGTTCTTGCCGCGTGCGGCGAACACCCACGTGGTGCGAAACGTCAGCCAGTCGCCGCCGGTCTCCGCAACCGCCAACTCTCCCAGCAACTTGCTGGCGCCGTAGGCATTGACGGGACACGTCGGATCCGTCTCGATGTATGGCGACGGCTTGGTGCCGTCAAAAACGTAGTCCGTCGAGTAATGAACGAACAAGCCGCCGACACGCTTCGTCGCGGCGGCCAGCACACCTACCGCCTCACCGTTGATCACATTCGCTGCAGCACCATCGGTTTCCGCAGCATCGACCGCCGTATATGCCGCAGCATTGACGACGACATCCGGCTTCGCGTCCTCAACAATTCGAGCAAGCGTTTCGGGGCGGCCGAGATCGGCCTGCTCACGCGTGAGCGGGACAACTTGCCCCAATACCGCCAGACTCCGAGCGAGTTCCCAGCCCACTTGGCCGTTTGCCCCCGTCACCAAAATCTTCATGCATAGACCTCGGCTTCGCTAATCGCCTTGCCCGCGGCATCCTTTGCAGCAACAAGCGGCTCCCGATCAATCGGCCATTCGATACCGATTTGCTTGTCGCTCCAAAGGATGCTCCGCTCAAACTCCGGATACCAATAGTCGGTCGTCTTGTACAGAAAATCCGCTGATTCGCTCAGTACAACGAAGCCATGCGCGAAGCCCGCCGGCACCCAAAGCTGCCGCTTGTTCTCCGCAGACAGCCGTACGCCAACCCAC is a window of Burkholderia mallei ATCC 23344 DNA encoding:
- the rfbD gene encoding dTDP-4-dehydrorhamnose reductase translates to MKILVTGANGQVGWELARSLAVLGQVVPLTREQADLGRPETLARIVEDAKPDVVVNAAAYTAVDAAETDGAAANVINGEAVGVLAAATKRVGGLFVHYSTDYVFDGTKPSPYIETDPTCPVNAYGASKLLGELAVAETGGDWLTFRTTWVFAARGKNFLRTMLRLAKEREEMKIVADQFGAPTWARSIADGTAHALTTAMRERAAGAFTSGVYHMTSAGQTSWHGFADAIIASWRAAPGAAPLAVSRIVPIPASAYPVPAQRPANSVLSNKALKERFGIELPDWRYAVGLCVNDLLSQ